In the Hevea brasiliensis isolate MT/VB/25A 57/8 chromosome 8, ASM3005281v1, whole genome shotgun sequence genome, actcggcgagagctttccatagacaccaagaacgccgaaatccatcgagcagtttttccgatttttgctcgggaagtttttagcccatttcgacttttgggctagatttctcgaaaaccgtgaatcccacgagaaaaccgagggtaccagcacgctccactcgtcgagagcttcgcggcgacataaatttcgaatttttccgacaccgtttttcggtgggtcccacggaactttgcagtatttttccgagcatttaatgagcttagaaaattctgaaaaatttatgtactaacccccgtgttatgggcttcgtgtaggtatcctcaattcgtggaaattcgacagttgaccgggtctgtgaaaTTCCGGcccgacagacccgttaccggaaaagtctccgaattggaccgacgttttggctagccccccccattgtcagacgtctcgagcgcgttcccgaagtcggaatcggcaaaggtaaacccgaaccttgtttttacgtaattttctagtgcttaaataggattaaaaatccgtaaaatattcgtggtagcttagaaaattatgattctttttgcaatagcttagtaatattgctaaggaccgcggggcaaagttttagaatttttagagcttatttgggcagtttttgcaaaaatggttaattataaggactaaattgaaatattacatactgtgatggatgattgatttgatgggcccaggaggggctgtgtgatatgattgagctgtggatatatggattgtaaatataaaagtgtgttttgagccattttgcaagttgggtaggtcctaggtataggggaaactctgccggattttcggcacgacttaggacgtatttggtcttttcataatttgtattgagtcaattgtgttaaataattgtaatgtaattgtcaggtgagccgggacagccttcttcctccgcccagccgcctcagtgaccaccgtcaagtctgtgagtaaaatattaattttaattgtaatttcgatattattatatgttcaacatgcccatgcatcacttatatgcatatatttatgtagttaaactctaggcacgatttatgttgcattcataactgttaacgtgccatgagtgttgttgtggtaatttggagcaagcagcgtgcgttggcgtgcgtgtgatgtggtgtggactatggataggacgggtagtcacgcttgagttcttcattgggacccgatccttctggggtagtcacggcttgagttcttcgggaccccgatttggttattaagtggaagtccgagtgagttcttcacggcaccaaagttggatttaagagagtcagataggggatcagctcccatatattatgattgatgttacagggtgcgtgagtgctccaaattacctttttgatgttatgatgtgaaaatgttgttgctgttgcatttcactccacaggttgcattagtactagatagttatagagattatggttaaaattgatattttactctctgagtcgaatgctcactcctgttcaaaaatttttacaggccacaggaggatatttttttgaggttaacctgctttctccctcgcaggtcgattattactgtttgtataaacttgttaaatcttagaatttccgcatgtgttagaaatatttaaatgattcgggtctgtaatataaattgtcatgtagacctgtaaaattatatgcatgtttgatggattggatgagggagctgagctcccatttatttttatgctgatatgagtatgtggagggtgagctgagctccccaattgatgatatattttgtttacaggtcgggtgagtcaaaaattctccgttgaaaggtccactttatggccggactctgtccggttggtttcttgaaattgggcccaaatgggccttagagttgggttaatgaacagttaggcttactacgggcctcgggggctttaggctggcccaggtcctagtgccggtccggcccatagattgggtcgtgacaagttCTAACTCAAAGTGTAGGCCTGCATATGCTCACACTACCTGGCGTGCAGCAAATTCACAAGTATACTTGGAATTATCATGTGTACTGTTTTGAACTTTGGTTTGTAACAGTAAATTATAACCCATACAGGCCTCAATTACTGATCACCATAATCAGCATAATATTACTCTTCTTCATGAGAAATTTTCCACATTCAcctttgaaatttgaattttataATCATTGTTCATGACATGTATGAGttttagggaaaaaaaaaaaaaaaacaactctgTTACTTATTTTGTTAGTCTGATCAGAATCAGCGAAACATGTGCCTTGTGGTCCTCATTTAAGGGAATGCAAGAAAATGTAATATTGAAGAAACAAAGTAAAATCATTAATTCACCATGATCATGTTGACCTACCTTCTACAATCCTAGGTTAATAGGTGAAGACTATTTCTGAACTTGCAGACAATAAGCACAACAAATGAGACACTTATAGATATCTAAGAACTCCTATTTCCTTTTGTCCCTAAAAATAAGTCCACATCATGCCATGGCCTCCACAAGATTATTTCACAACTAAATCATAATTGCACAAAACAAAGTAACAATAAACATATGCAACTCTATTACAAATTGACCACCTATCATTTCAGTTTCCCTCTTTTTCTTCTTTAAACTCAACTACCAAACACTCTGGTTAGAACCTAATGAACTCAGATCCTAATTGAAGTCTACTTCTGCACATTGCATTAACTTTCAACTTAATAATATTATACTGGACATCTCTTCATACGTAATAATTGCATTGATGAAAACATATATGAATGTATATGCTTGGGGAATTATTTAGCCAAGGATATTACCCTAATAAATtaacccccccccccaccccccccaCCCCCCATTCCTATATGTATGTGCTTAGGTAAAGTAAAAGTTGGTACTCATTTTCTTATTCTATACTTCTGCACACTGCATTAACTTTCAACTTAATATGATTATACTGGACATCTCTTCATACATAATAATTGCATTGATGAAAACATATATGAATGTATGCTTGGGGAATTATTTAGCCAAAGATATTACCCTAATAAATTAACCCCCCAGCCCCTATTCCTATATGTATGTCCTCTGGTAAAGCAAAAGTTGGTACTCATTTTCTTATTCTGTCTATTCTAAAATTCTATCAATTCTTTATATATAAATGGATTACCTCTAACTTAGGTATTGGAGGGTCCCCAATAAAAACATTTTTCTATTAGTCAGGACCACAGCACTAAGCTTGAACAGACTTTCCCAACTTCACCAACACTCAAATTTTCGAAATACAGATTGGCATTCATTAAATGTACCCATCAAAAGTAGATCCTAATTCAAATAAGCTTATAAATTTATCTTCATTGTTAGTGGTTCAAATAGCTTATGATATATGGTCATAACCCACCATTCTTTTTTGCTAGTAAACTACTAGACAAAATGATATACTTATTACATgcctatgctccaacttgatggGTTCATATCAAACATAAGCAAACATGCCAACCTTGATAACAATCTTTCACAACCACCTATCACATGGTTTTGCTTCCATGCACCTCTGCCTTGTGGGAGCTCCATGAAATGGATTGTCTAACCTTATGAGTATATAACCAAGCCCCTTACTTTCCCTTCTACCTTTAAAAAAATTAGCATTAAGTATTTTAGAGTCTAAAGGTTTCTTCCTTTATTTCCCTCATAAATTTTTGTTCTTACAAACTAACAAGATGATCAGTGCTAAGAAACTTCTGAAATTGGCAAGGAAATGGCAGAAGATGGCTGCTATCAGGTGAAGAAGAATAACGTCGCCACGAAACATGGGAAGTATAGATACAACCAGTTGCAGCACATCATCAATGGCTGAGAAAGGTCATTTTGTTGTGTACTCTGCAGATAAAAAATGTTTTCTTCTTCCCTTAGAATATCTTAACAATGAAATGATTAGAGAGCTATTCAACATGGCAGAAGAAGAGTTTGGATTGCAAAGCAAAGGGCCACTCACACTACCTTGGGATGCAGATCTCATGGAATATGCAATTGCTTTGATCAGACAAAATGCTACTAGAGATGTGCCGAGAACACTGCTAGTGTCAATAGCTAGCAACTGTAGCTCATCATTTTTCCTTTTCCAACATCAAGCAACAAGCCATCAGCTACCAATTTGCAGCTTCTGAAGAGTCACAATAGATTTGTAAAGATACACATACAAGTGTACAATTTATTTCATAGAAAAAGCAAACTTTTTTCTCCTGCTCCTGCCCAGTTATTATCACTATCCATAATTTTCAAAATCACTATGAATTATATGTGTTGTCTAATAAATCATCTGACACTTATGATTTTGACATCTGGAATCAGTTTAAAAAGCAGAACAAGAGATTATAAACCAAAATTAAAGTTCGAGTTACCATTGACACCATTTTCCCAAGAAAATTCTTTTATATATTATCAAAACACAACTAGAAATGCGCTTTGACACTATGGCAGTGGATTAGTCTCTAAACAGCCACTGAGAGGGTACAAATTCCAACTTCCAACTCCACACAAagccaaataaaaataataaagacaaCCACCCCTGTGGTTTCGACAAGGTAATATACATTTAGTAAGATGGTAGTATACATTTTTGTAATTCTAGAGAAAATTAAGTTATACATACCTCATATTGGCTTGCATAGTAGTAGTAGAAGCTCTTGTGGGATACCTCTTTGGGTATGATGCTAGTGTTTCTGATGGGTTGGGTTTTCTTCTTCTTTGTTTCAttctcattttattattattttcttcatTATCAAAATCACAAGGAATTGACTGCAACTTTTCCAGTAACAAGTACAGAGGAAATTTAAAAACAAACTAATCAAACTTTAACTTTGCTGTTACTCAGCCATTGTATTAACATCTAACAGATAGCATTATTTGCTTGTGATCTTTTACACTCAGAAACTTCATATACTGGATATCTCTTCATAGAGTTATAATTAGATTCGTAAACAAAGATATATAAAAGTACAGTGATAAAATTTATCAGAAAGCTCAAGAGTTATAATATGCTTAGTTCATATGATTACTAACTGAAATCAAAATTTAAGGCACTATTCACTCTAGCTTTCCTAAGAGTTGGAGATGACCAAAGATATCTAGAACCACCTATGATGTTATTCAATTTCCAATCTTTATGGAAAGTTACAAAATACTAAACCACATGCTTCTGTATTGAAAATATCAACATAAGGAAATCTacatgaaatggaatatctcaaACTTTTTTAACTATATAAGTAACAAACTTTTATGCCCTTCACAACCCAAATCAATACCATCCTAAGATCTAAATCTTTCCTTTCAACACAAAACAAGAAGCATGATCAGCCCAAAAAAGCTCATCAAAATATCAAGAAATTGGCATAGGATAGCTTCCGTTAGGAGGAAAGGAACTTCGTTTCGTAGGATTAGTAGTAACACGACTGCAGATTTGCCCAATACATCATCATCAACTAGAACAGGAAATTTTGTCATCTACACCAATGATTGCAGGCGATTTGCTATTCCCTTAGCATATCTCAGCAATAATGTCATCAGAGAGCTATTCAAGATGTCTGAAGACGTGTTTGGGCTCCCAAGTGAAGGTGCTACCAAATTTCCATGTGATGCTGTCTTCATGGAGTATGTGGTTTCCCTTATCAAAAGGGGTTTAGCTAAAGACGTTAAGAAAGCTTTGATTATGTTCATGGAAACAAGTTGTTGCTCAATTTCTCTTGGTTTCCATCAAGGACATATAGATCATTGATTACTAATTTGCGGCTATTGAAGTAGTTTAGTTCTGTAGTGTTAACTTTAATTTATGTGCTGTATCATTCAACAATTCCCCATGCAAAATATATTGTGAATGAAACAACAACATTTGCTAGGAGATACATTTCTAGTTTTGACTCAAGAACTTTGTCTAAATAATCAGACCTCAAGTTGACCCATAATATCATATATAATATTCCACATATAAAGAGATTCTACCTATCCAGCCTTTGCAAATTATTAGAAAACAGAATATTTCATTGCAATATGTATTTGTTTAGTGAAGAATTTATTAGAGTAAGTTACAATGACTAAGCAGAGAATGGTTTCTGCACTAGCTAATcaaggcataacttgagctagaagttATCGAATTGAAGTTAGTCTTTGTTACATTTGTTAGAAAAGTTGTTTAAGTCTGTGCCTGGACATAGTGTAACACATATAATCACACCAACAAATGGCTGTACCTGCACATATTGTACAGAACTTGTGAATAGTCAATTCCATGTCTTACGTGAGCCATAAATTCCATGTGTCTCTTTGGCAGTTCCCAGACATAATTGGTCCAACTTGCTCTGTGTTACCACTTCTACCACATATTAGTGAAGAACACAGCACTAAGTTTGAAGGACTTTCCCAACTTTCACCAATAGTTGAATTTCCTATCTACAGATTGGCATTCACTAAAAGGACCCATCAAAAGTAGATCCAGATTCAAATCAGCTTATAAGTTTCTCTTCATTGTTAGTGGTTTAAATAGTTTATGATATATGGTCATGACCCACCATTCTTTTTGCTGGTAAATAACTGGACAAAAGGATATAGATATTACATGCCTATGCGCCAATTTGATGGGTTCATTATCAAGCGTAAGCAAACATGCAAATCTTGCTAATAATCTTTCACAACCACCTATCACATAGTTTTGCTTACACGCTCCCCTGCCTTGTGGGAGCTCCATGAAATGGATTGTCTGGCCTTGTGAATATATAAACAAGCCACCTACTTTCCCTTCTACCCATCAAAAAATTAGCATTTAGTATTTTAGAATTTAAAGGTTTCTTCCTTTATTTCCTTCATAAATTTCCATTCTTATATACTAGCAAGATGATCAGTGCCAAGAAACTTCTTAAATTGACGAGGAAATGGCAGAAAATGGCTGCTATCAGGCGAAGAAGAATCACGTCGCCACAAAACATGGGAAGTAATGACACAAGAAGTTGCAGCACATCATCAATGGCTGAGAAAGGCCATTTTGTTGCTACTTTGCATATTAAAAACGTTTCCTTCTTCCCTTGGAATATCTTAATAGTGAAATGATCAAAGAGCTATTCAACATGGCAGAAGAAGAGTTTGGATTGCAAAGCGAGGGGCCACTCACATTACCTTGCGATGCAAACCTTATGGAATATGCAATTACTTTGATCAGACAGAATGCTACTAGAGATTTAGAGAGAGCATTGCTGATGTCAATAGCTAGCAGTTGCTGCTCATCATTTTTCCATTTCCAACATCAAGCAACAAGCCATCAGCTACCAATTTGCAGCTTCTGAAGAGTCACAATAGATTTGTAAAGACGCACATACAAGTGTacaatttatttcataaaaaatacaaaattttttcTCCTGCTCCTGCCCAGTTATTATCACTATCCATAATTTTCAAAATCACTATAAATGATATGTGTTGTCCAATAAATCATCTGACACATATGATTTTGACATCTGGGAATCGGTTTAAAATGCAAATCAAGAGATTATAAACCAAAATTAAAGTCTCAGTTACCATTGACACCATTTTCCCAAGAAATTTCCAGATAAAATTAGAAATGAACTTTGACTCCATGGCAATGGTGTAGTCTCTAAAGTTACAATTTCCAAGACAACCACCCCTTTGGTGGCGTAGATTTTTGTAATTCTTGGAAAAGTATCTAAATAAGCATACCTCATCTTGGCTTGCATAGTGGTAGTAGAAGCTCTTAACGGATGCCTCTGTGGGTATGATGTTGGTGCCTCTGATGGGTTAGTTCTTTTTCTCTTTGTTTCATTTTCATCATAAGCTTTGTAGTTGCTAATTTTTCTTCATTTAAATTCGAATACCAAATTTTGAATTTAGAGAAAAATTCCCTTATTTTTTTTATCACCATGCTCTTATTCTTCTATAAGGCTTTTATCGGTTGGTGACACCAACGTCCCCAACAGTTAAGTTTCCATGAGAGGGAAaagtttcctttatttatttttttttaaaaagttaaTTATAGAAAATCCTAAGATTTgtcttaaaatatattttaatttttagtgattcaaaattaataatttaatttttatcccaatattaatgagaaattaaaaaaaaagaattaaagtgttttaaattttaataatttaaaaattaaatatatttaaaattttaaaatactaaAATATTTGAAACATCAAAAAGCAAATATTGATTTGATCAATTTCTTCTAATCTCAAGCAATAAAATTTGGGCTTTCACGACCAAAGCTTAAAAGAAGTATTTGATTGCAATTTCTGTAGAATACAATCAATGAATTGTGCTACAGAACACTGCAGATCACTTTGAACTGAATAAGATATCTCTAATATGATTAAAAAGAAGAAGCACTCGGAAGTGATGCATCTCTGTTTAGTAGTTCTCAGACATATTGGACCCAACTTGACGTGTCTTCTGCCACATAAACGTCTAGACTGCATAGCCAAATTTGCACAACTCTGCCAGTTCTctgcaatatttgagttaatattGGGCCTAAATCATTTTGATCTTTCTCTTGTTGTGGTTCACAAAGTCTGTAGGCTCATGAGCCAATTCAACATGTCTTATATATATCTTTTTTGGTGCTTAACTACTTGGCAGAAGGATATACGCATGTTACACCTATGCTTTACCTTGAAATGATGATTTTCAATCATAAGCCAACATACCCACCTCCCAAACAGGCTCTTACAACCACTATGACATGGCTTTGCTTCCCATCTATCCCTGCACTGTGGAAGCTCCATGAAACAGACTTATGCCTAGCCTTGTGATTATATAACCAAGCCACTGCTTCCCTTGCATTCAACCCATCACATGATTGGCATTCAGATTACCCATAGATCTTTGCCTTTCAACAAGATGATCAGTCCCAAGAAGCTCCTCAAATTGGCAATGATATGGCAGAATAAGCAGGCTGCTACGAGGCGAAAAAGAATCGCATTCCCACAAACCATTGGAAACACAGATACAAGCAATTCCTGCACAGCAAAAGCTGAGAAGGGTTATTTTGTTGTGTACTCTGCAGATCAAAAGCGCTTCATGCTTCCTCTGAAATACCTTAAAAAACCAAATCATCAGAGCTATTCGACATGGCAGAAGAAGAGTTCGGATTGCAAAGAAAAGGACCTCTCACATTGCCATGCTAGGCAGAGCTAATGGAATATGCCGTCACTTTGATCAAAGGGCAGGTCACCAGAGACGTAGAAAAAGCATTACTGACTTCCACAGCTAGCAGTTTCTGTTATTCGTCTTCGACTTCCATTACTGACTTCCATACCTTAAAATACCAATTTGTAGCTTCTGAAGAGTTTATGTACAAATCAGATTTTATCCGAAATtttatccttttcttttttttatcaatccatatttaataataattaagcgGAAAATCCGTTCTTATCCTGCTCTCCTCTAATTTTATTAGGAGaaggattgaaaaaaaaaatgacataAACATATAAGAAAAACAGCACAAAAAGAAGAAAtcgaaatcaaaaatcaaaaaccGTACAAAGAAAGTGTTTTATAGAACGTCACCGTTTTATGAAGGGAAGACaggaaggaaaaaaaaagggCATAAAGTTGGCTACTAATCCTCAGGATATTGATTTTTGCAAGAAAATTAATGTATTTTACTTATCTTGCTCTCCTCTAATTCTATTAGGAGAAGGAAACCTATTTTTACTTGGTAATGGTCTGAACATtcgaggtatatatatatatacatgcagCAAAAACCAATTAGTTGATCAAAACCCTTCTCTGAGTTTGTGTTTGCAGTACAAATAATGGAGGAAAATCATAATAAGAACAAGGGAGTTGCCGCAAATTGCAGTGGTGATGACGATGATGAGAAATATGTCAATTCACTTCCAGTTGGGTATCGATTCGCACCTCATGATGATGAGCTGATTCTTGACTACTTACTGAAAAAGATCAAGAAACTTCCCTTGCCTCGTAACAGGATTCATGAGGTTGATTTGTATAAATATAGCCCTCGAAAGCTCACTGGTTAGTATTAAGTTGCATGCATCTATGCGTTTTCTTTTTCATctttatttacttttatttattttaagtggAAGTACTCTatttttttaggaattaaatgggagtaattttaattataatttttaatctcttttagattaaattaTATGAGTGTTAATAcaatcattaaattttaataaaaaacgtatttagatttttaaaattttatccaatAATCGTAAAAATTCTTAAAGTGTTTAGAGTTCCAAATAAACTCTTCAAGTCTCAAGATTGCTGGCCATCAACTTGGAACCTACTACTGGACAATCTCCAATGTAATGATGGAGGGCATCTCATATGCTGATGCCTCGCATATGTGATATTGTAAAGATGCAAGTTTTCCACGGGTTTTTAATTaacgaaaattttaaatttcacatttttttatCCCAATTTTACCTAAATGGTTATTTGCAATTCCTGTGAATTTACCCACGTAATTACTGCAAAGTTAAGTTTGTTAAAGCACCCTTTGCTGGTTGCATTGGCTGTCAAAGCTAGCTCTGTGTTGATAAGTAACAAATAGTGGTGAGAAATTTGGGCATCGCCGAAGTCAGTATCTCCATTGTGGTATTCCGGCGAGAGTGATAGGAAATTCAGCAAGAGAATGACAGCCTCTGCAGCGACAGGAGTAGGCCGTGACAGTGGCAGGGGGTTGAGAAGCGGTAGCGGTGGGTGGGAGGAGAAAGTTTACAGCAATATTAAGTGTAatatcgttttttttttttttcaacaatctgctatttttcttcatattttaataattttaaatgtaaaaagtaatattttatttattaaaatcgaCTTTACTATTTTTTTAACACCTTATCTAATCGAAATTAAAACATGAGAGACATGTTTAAACTTTAAAGGCTAATTAAACTTTAAGAGTTTAAATAAGTCTTTTATATTaagttttaattaatatttaattaaagattATTGATATGTgttctagaaaaatttttctatttaatcTTTAAGTTTTACGGTCATTAATTTTTGAATATCTGTAATTTGAAACTTAAattcttttaaatataaattattatttaacctttaaatattataattattatttttgtccTCAGTTATAACTTAATTCATCTgttttatctatgaactatgcagAAATCTATAAATTGAATATAGCAAGAGAAAGCGAGTGGTATTTTTTCACTGCGAGGGAGAAAAAATACCCAAATGGGTCTAGACCGAATCGAAGTGCGGGAGATGGATTTTGGAAGCCTACAGGAACTGATAAAGCCATCCCAAATAACAAAAATCCTGTTGGTTTTAGAAAATCTTTGGATTATTATTCAGGGAAGCAAGGTGAAGGAAGCAAAACGGACTGGAAGATGCATGAGTATTTGCTTAATCCAAAGCTTGTTTCTTCAACTACTACTTCCAGACCCAAAAACCCATTGCAACCTATGCTGGTATTTAttgaatttcttctttttcttttctttttttaattgtgttgatgataaataaaataattatgcaactCCAAGCAGGGTGATTAGAATTCGATTCAAGTAAGgtgataatatatttatttgcttctttgtgttttttttttcttggtcAGTTGGATGAATGGGTTCTTTGCAAAATCTACAAAACCAAAGcagaaagaaagaaaaacaatAATGATGAAGATGGAGGGACTACTATAAATTCAGAAACAGAAATTTCAAAAGCTGATGATTCCACTGCACAGCCTCCAGAGTATGATAATTCTTTGATGATTTTTGAAGAAAACGAGAATGGTTTTGGGTCTTATTATCCTCCTCCTCTAACATTGAATAATTTTGTCTATGATCCTCCACCAATGAACAACACATTGAATTATAACTTCAACTATGATCCTCCACCAGTGAACAACacattcagcgatagctttgtatataATGTGCCACCAATCCAATCCTATCTCCCCTCTTCTTATAGCTATGACTTTCAACCCATCTATGGATGTCCAGATCAAGTTTGTTATAGTGACTGCATGGAGATGCCCACCATAAATAATAATCAATCAATGCCAACTGAGGAATCAATTCCTTCTTTCCCAACTATTCAGTCAATCTATGGATATGGAGATCAAGTTTGTTATAGTGACTGCATGGAGATGCCTACCATGAACAATCATCAATCAGAGGAACCAATTCCTTCTCTCCAGCCTGTTCATCTCATCCATGGATTCGGAGATCAAGTTTGTTATAGTGACTGCATGGAGATGCCCACCATGAATAATCATCAATCAGTGCCATCTGAGGAATCAATTCCTTCTGTCCAACCTGCTGCTGAGAAAAATAACTTCTTGGGTGCTCAACCTAACTCTTCAAGATCTGCCTACTCTTATTGGAGAGTCTCGTGATTATGCATCTTCTTTAATTTTAGTTGGGAGTGGTTTAGATATGAACATGTATTCAATAAATTCTCATGTTTAACCCTTTAGTGAAATTTttagtataaatttaaaatatttaaccctttagtgaaatttttagtttaaattttctatttaatcTTTAAGTTTTACGGTCATTAATTTTTGGATATCTATAATTCGAAACTTAAattcttttaaatataaattattatttaatctttaaatattataatcatttatatttttgtcctcggttataatttcattcgtccgttttatctatgaactatgcagAAATCTGTAAACTGAATAGAGCAAGAGAAAGCGAGTGGTACTTTTTCACTTTGAGGGAGAAAAAATACCCAAATGGTTGTAGACCGAATCGGAGTGCGGGAGATGGATTTTGGAAGCCTACAGGAACTGATAAAGCCATCCCAAATAACAAAAATCCTGTTGGTTTTAGAAAATCTTTGGATTATTATTCAAGGAAGCAAGCTGAAGGAAGGAAAACGGACTGGAAGATGCATGAGTATTTGGTTAATCCAAAGCTTATTTCTTCAGCTACTACTTCCAGACCCAAATGCCCATTGCAACCTATGCTGGCATTTAtagaatttcttctttttctttttttttttttaatttcgttgatgataaataaaataattatgcaaatcCAAGTAGAGTGATTAGAAATCGATTCAAGTAGGGTGATGATAtatttctttgtttctttttgttttttttttaatttttttgggtcAGTTGGATGAATGGGTTCTTTGCAAGATCTACAAAACcaaagcaaaaagaaagaaaaacaataATGATGAAGATGGAGGGATTGCTATAAATTCAGAAACAAAAATCCCAAAAGCTGATGATTCCACTGCACCTCCAGAGTATGATAATTCTTTGATGATTTTCGAAGAAAACGAGAATGGTTTTGGGTCTTCTTATCCTCCTCATCTAACATTGAATAACTTTGTCTATGATCCTTCACCAATGAACAACACATTGAATCATAACTTCAACTATGATCCTCCACCAGTGAACAACAcattcagcaatagctttgttgtCTATAATGTGCCACCAATCCAATCCTATCTCCCTTCTTCTTATAGCTGTGACTTTCAACCCATCTATGGATGTGGAGATCAAGTTTGTTATAGTGATTGCATGGAGATGCCCACCATAAATAATCATCAATCAATGCCAACTGAGGAATCAATTCCTTCTCTCCCACCTGTTCAATCCATCTATGGATATAGAGATCAAGTTTGTTATAGTGAC is a window encoding:
- the LOC131182033 gene encoding auxin-responsive protein SAUR67-like, which translates into the protein MGSIDTTSCSTSSMAEKGHFVVYSADKKCFLLPLEYLNNEMIRELFNMAEEEFGLQSKGPLTLPWDADLMEYAIALIRQNATRDVPRTLLVSIASNCSSSFFLFQHQATSHQLPICSF
- the LOC131182034 gene encoding auxin-responsive protein SAUR68-like, with amino-acid sequence MISPKKLIKISRNWHRIASVRRKGTSFRRISSNTTADLPNTSSSTRTGNFVIYTNDCRRFAIPLAYLSNNVIRELFKMSEDVFGLPSEGATKFPCDAVFMEYVVSLIKRGLAKDVKKALIMFMETSCCSISLGFHQGHIDH
- the LOC110642195 gene encoding NAC domain-containing protein 2-like, with translation MNYAEICKLNRARESEWYFFTLREKKYPNGCRPNRSAGDGFWKPTGTDKAIPNNKNPVGFRKSLDYYSRKQAEGRKTDWKMHEYLVNPKLISSATTSRPKCPLQPMLLDEWVLCKIYKTKAKRKKNNNDEDGGIAINSETKIPKADDSTAPPEYDNSLMIFEENENGFGSSYPPHLTLNNFVYDPSPMNNTLNHNFNYDPPPVNNTFSNSFVVYNVPPIQSYLPSSYSCDFQPIYGCGDQVCYSDCMEMPTINNHQSMPTEESIPSLPPVQSIYGYRDQVCYSDCMEMPTMNNHQSVPSEEPIPSVQPELNWVLNLALQDLPILI